One segment of Streptomyces sp. NBC_00576 DNA contains the following:
- a CDS encoding glycoside hydrolase family 3 N-terminal domain-containing protein — MTVSPLYRDPAAPIDARVADLLARMTLREKVGQLNQRMYGWDAYRRRPDGEFELTEALYEETDRFEGLGALYGLLRADAWSGVDHSTGADAQTGPALAHLVQRHVLERSRLGIPALFVEEVPHGLMALDGTVLPVNLAVGATWDPDLYERAASHAAAELRARGGHLALVSALDIARDPRWGRTEECFGEDPYLAARLTEALVRGAQGDVDEQGRFSPDKAPVVLKHFAGQGATVGGRNSAESELGPRELHEIHLPAARAGVRAGAAAVMAAYNEVDGIPCSANSSLLNGLLRGSGSGDRGWGFAGLVMADGLAVDRLARITGDKVSAGALALNSGIDLSLWDEGFTHLAEAVERGLVKESVLDAAVSRVLTLKFRLGLFEHPYAAAELPPPSPEAGRSLSTALARSAVTLLHNRAGVLPVDPARVSRMAVVGPHSATTAHQLGDYTAPQRPGTGTSVLAALNRLTLPETEIRHARGCALTGDDLSGIPEAVEAAAASDLAVLVLGGSSARTPDTEFDANGAARTIVSEMTCGEGVDLAGLRLGRAQHALLDAVTATGTPTVVVLVQGRPHAVPEAAERAAALLSAWYPGPWGGEAIAEILLGHTAPTGRLPVSVPRSAAQLPVHYNHKDTEYGSYADEDAEPLYPFGHGLTYTTFEYGAPNIGRDGASCAVEVTNTGELAGRSVVQLYIRPLRTTVWPRTLELRAFRSIDLAPGECRTVTFALGVDQLAQVDGDLERAVLPGSVEIRVAESARGALDAVPVIVTGGPAG, encoded by the coding sequence GTGACCGTGTCCCCTCTCTACCGAGACCCCGCCGCCCCGATCGACGCCCGTGTCGCCGACCTCCTGGCCCGGATGACACTGCGCGAGAAGGTCGGCCAGCTCAACCAGCGGATGTACGGCTGGGACGCCTACCGCCGCCGCCCGGACGGCGAGTTCGAGCTGACCGAGGCCCTGTACGAGGAGACCGACCGCTTCGAAGGCCTGGGCGCCCTGTACGGCCTCCTGCGCGCCGACGCCTGGTCCGGCGTCGACCACTCGACGGGCGCCGACGCGCAGACGGGCCCGGCACTGGCCCACCTGGTCCAGCGCCACGTACTCGAACGCAGCCGCCTCGGCATCCCGGCCCTGTTCGTCGAGGAGGTACCGCACGGGCTCATGGCCCTCGACGGCACGGTCCTCCCCGTCAACCTGGCGGTGGGCGCCACCTGGGACCCGGACCTGTACGAGCGGGCGGCATCCCACGCCGCCGCCGAACTCCGCGCCCGGGGCGGCCACTTGGCCCTGGTCTCGGCGCTGGACATCGCCCGCGACCCCCGCTGGGGACGTACGGAGGAGTGCTTCGGGGAGGACCCGTACCTTGCCGCGCGTCTGACGGAGGCGCTGGTGAGAGGCGCGCAGGGGGACGTGGACGAGCAGGGGAGATTCTCCCCGGACAAGGCTCCGGTGGTCCTGAAGCACTTCGCCGGCCAGGGTGCGACCGTCGGCGGCCGGAACTCGGCCGAGTCTGAGCTGGGCCCCCGTGAACTCCACGAGATCCACCTCCCGGCAGCGAGGGCCGGCGTACGGGCGGGTGCCGCGGCGGTCATGGCCGCCTACAACGAGGTGGACGGCATCCCGTGTTCGGCCAACAGCTCTTTGCTGAACGGGTTGTTGCGCGGGAGCGGGAGCGGGGATCGCGGCTGGGGCTTTGCCGGCCTGGTCATGGCCGACGGACTGGCCGTGGACCGCCTGGCCCGCATCACCGGCGACAAGGTCTCCGCAGGCGCTCTCGCCCTCAACTCCGGTATCGACCTGAGCCTTTGGGACGAGGGTTTCACGCACCTGGCGGAGGCGGTGGAACGGGGCCTGGTGAAGGAGTCGGTGCTCGACGCGGCCGTGTCCCGCGTCCTGACCCTGAAATTCCGCCTGGGCCTCTTCGAACACCCTTATGCGGCAGCCGAGTTGCCGCCCCCTTCGCCCGAGGCCGGCCGTTCTCTGAGCACAGCCCTGGCGCGCTCGGCCGTCACCCTCCTCCACAACAGGGCGGGCGTCCTGCCCGTCGACCCGGCGAGGGTCTCCCGCATGGCCGTCGTCGGCCCGCACTCCGCCACCACGGCCCACCAACTCGGCGACTACACGGCCCCCCAACGCCCCGGCACAGGAACCAGCGTCCTGGCCGCCCTGAACCGCCTCACCCTCCCCGAGACGGAGATCCGCCACGCCCGAGGCTGCGCCCTGACCGGCGACGACCTCTCCGGCATCCCCGAGGCGGTGGAGGCGGCAGCCGCCTCCGACCTGGCCGTACTGGTCCTGGGCGGCAGCAGCGCCCGTACCCCGGACACGGAGTTCGACGCCAACGGCGCCGCCCGGACGATCGTCTCGGAAATGACCTGCGGCGAGGGCGTCGACCTGGCCGGCCTGCGCCTGGGCCGGGCCCAACACGCCCTGCTGGACGCGGTGACGGCGACGGGCACACCCACGGTCGTCGTCCTCGTCCAGGGCCGCCCGCACGCGGTCCCGGAGGCGGCGGAGCGTGCGGCTGCCCTCCTGTCCGCCTGGTACCCGGGCCCCTGGGGCGGCGAGGCGATCGCCGAGATCCTCCTGGGCCACACCGCCCCCACCGGCCGCCTCCCGGTCTCGGTGCCGCGCTCGGCGGCCCAACTCCCCGTCCACTACAACCACAAGGACACGGAGTACGGGTCGTACGCGGACGAGGACGCCGAGCCGCTGTACCCCTTCGGGCACGGCCTGACGTACACGACGTTCGAGTACGGGGCTCCGAACATCGGTCGGGACGGCGCCAGTTGCGCGGTCGAGGTGACCAACACCGGGGAACTGGCAGGGCGTTCGGTTGTCCAGCTGTACATCCGCCCGCTGCGTACGACGGTGTGGCCCCGGACCCTGGAGCTCCGCGCCTTCCGGAGCATCGACCTGGCGCCGGGGGAGTGCCGTACGGTCACGTTCGCTCTCGGGGTGGATCAACTCGCCCAGGTGGACGGGGACTTGGAACGGGCGGTACTGCCGGGGAGCGTGGAGATCCGGGTCGCGGAGTCGGCGCGCGGGGCGTTGGACGCCGTACCGGTGATCGTCACGGGCGGCCCGGCAGGATGA
- a CDS encoding NIPSNAP family protein has translation MITIHLKYEIDADKLDDFEEYGRRWVRLVNRFGGTHHGYFLPSEGDSDIAYALFTFPSMAAYEQYRTDSMSDAECQEAIQLARDTRCIRRYERRFLRPLDGPS, from the coding sequence GTGATCACCATTCATCTCAAGTACGAGATCGACGCCGACAAACTCGACGACTTCGAGGAATACGGCCGCCGCTGGGTCCGGCTCGTCAACCGTTTCGGCGGGACGCACCACGGCTACTTCCTGCCGAGCGAGGGCGACAGCGACATCGCCTACGCCCTCTTCACCTTCCCCAGCATGGCCGCGTACGAGCAGTACCGCACGGACAGCATGTCCGACGCCGAGTGCCAGGAAGCGATCCAACTGGCGCGTGACACCCGCTGCATCAGGCGGTACGAGCGACGCTTCCTCCGGCCGCTCGACGGCCCGTCCTAG
- the cpt gene encoding chloramphenicol phosphotransferase CPT, with protein sequence MTTQMIILNGGSSSGKSEIVRCLQAVMPDPWLAFGCDSFVDALPARMQESDAGIGITADGQVSVGEDFLALEAAWREGVVAMVRAGARVVIDDVFLGGAASQQRWRKALGDLGELGEPGVLWVGVRCESAVAAGREAARGDRARGMAAAQADVVHESVVYDLEVDTSRTESLVCARTIAARVHDGEDPVG encoded by the coding sequence GTGACAACCCAGATGATCATTCTCAACGGTGGTTCCAGCTCGGGGAAGTCCGAGATCGTACGGTGTCTGCAAGCCGTAATGCCGGATCCGTGGCTGGCGTTCGGGTGCGACTCGTTCGTCGACGCCCTGCCCGCGAGGATGCAGGAGTCGGACGCGGGGATCGGGATCACGGCGGACGGCCAGGTGAGCGTCGGTGAGGACTTCCTGGCGCTGGAGGCGGCCTGGCGGGAAGGTGTCGTGGCGATGGTCCGGGCGGGCGCCCGGGTCGTCATCGACGACGTCTTCCTCGGCGGAGCGGCGTCCCAGCAGCGGTGGCGTAAGGCTCTTGGCGACCTGGGTGAGCTTGGTGAACCGGGCGTGCTCTGGGTCGGCGTCCGATGCGAGAGCGCCGTCGCCGCAGGCCGCGAGGCCGCCCGGGGAGACCGGGCCCGGGGGATGGCCGCGGCGCAGGCGGACGTGGTTCACGAGAGCGTCGTCTATGACCTGGAGGTCGACACGTCGCGCACCGAGTCCCTGGTGTGCGCGCGAACCATCGCCGCCCGCGTACACGACGGCGAGGACCCTGTCGGCTGA
- a CDS encoding ATP-binding protein: protein MIVWLNGTHGAGKTTTSPLVQQLIPDSRVFDAEKVGETLMDITPGLPDTDNFQHWPPWRPLVVETARRVLDYTGGTLVIPMTVLVEEYWREISTGLAQHAIPVRHFVLHADQDTLRGRIAHDTVLGPDSPFRLKYLEPYAEAARTWLHAEAEVIDTTHLTPDQAALVIAEAVKK from the coding sequence ATGATCGTATGGCTCAACGGAACCCACGGCGCGGGCAAGACGACGACCAGTCCCCTCGTGCAGCAACTGATCCCGGATTCAAGGGTGTTCGACGCCGAGAAGGTCGGCGAGACCCTCATGGACATCACCCCGGGGCTGCCCGACACGGACAACTTCCAGCACTGGCCGCCGTGGCGACCGCTCGTCGTCGAGACCGCCCGCCGCGTACTCGACTACACCGGCGGCACCCTGGTGATACCCATGACCGTCCTGGTCGAGGAGTACTGGCGCGAGATCAGCACAGGCCTCGCCCAACATGCCATCCCCGTACGGCACTTCGTTCTCCACGCCGACCAGGACACCCTCCGCGGCCGCATCGCGCACGACACCGTCCTCGGTCCCGACTCCCCGTTCCGCCTCAAATACCTCGAGCCCTACGCCGAGGCGGCCCGCACCTGGCTGCACGCCGAGGCCGAGGTCATCGACACCACACACCTCACGCCCGACCAGGCCGCCCTGGTGATCGCGGAGGCTGTGAAGAAGTGA
- a CDS encoding class I SAM-dependent methyltransferase: protein MTHAPAPSHLAAIRDSYDTVAADYAQLVKNPAELDPLSRAMLAAFAEALQVADLGPVADLGCGPGKVTAHLAALGVPAFGVDLSPKMIELARRAYPDLDFTVGSMTSLAIRDSELGGILAYYSTHHTPPEQLPLVYAEFHRTLAPGGLLMLAGHVGDDEYLHLRPTQAYGGHPVSYESHLLPAERIAELLNRAGLVITSRLVQEPDEGARRTVATFLARKPERLLAP from the coding sequence GTGACCCACGCGCCCGCTCCCTCCCACCTCGCCGCGATCCGTGATTCGTACGACACCGTCGCCGCCGACTACGCCCAACTCGTCAAGAACCCGGCGGAGTTGGATCCCTTGTCGCGCGCGATGCTGGCCGCGTTCGCCGAAGCCCTGCAGGTGGCTGACCTCGGCCCGGTCGCGGACCTGGGATGCGGTCCCGGCAAGGTGACCGCGCACCTGGCAGCCCTGGGTGTGCCCGCGTTCGGCGTCGACCTGTCCCCGAAGATGATCGAGCTGGCCCGCCGGGCCTATCCGGACCTGGACTTCACCGTGGGCTCGATGACCAGCCTCGCGATCCGGGACAGCGAACTCGGCGGCATCCTGGCCTACTACTCCACGCACCACACCCCACCGGAACAACTCCCCCTCGTCTACGCCGAGTTCCACCGCACCCTCGCCCCCGGCGGCCTCCTGATGCTGGCCGGCCACGTGGGAGACGACGAGTATCTACACCTCCGCCCGACGCAGGCGTACGGCGGCCACCCGGTGTCCTACGAGTCCCACCTGCTCCCGGCCGAGCGGATCGCCGAGCTGCTGAACCGGGCCGGACTGGTGATCACCTCGCGGCTGGTGCAGGAGCCCGACGAAGGCGCGCGCAGGACAGTCGCCACCTTCCTGGCCCGGAAACCCGAACGCTTGTTGGCGCCATAG
- a CDS encoding type II toxin-antitoxin system Phd/YefM family antitoxin gives MDESAVTVREARAHLADHINRAEQGTPTIITRNGAPVAALVPIADFNALEDAADELLAREAEAVLAEGGPTVTMAELLADLFTERDAGAA, from the coding sequence ATGGATGAAAGCGCTGTGACCGTACGCGAAGCCCGTGCCCACCTCGCAGACCACATCAACCGTGCCGAGCAGGGCACCCCGACGATAATCACCCGCAATGGCGCACCAGTGGCAGCTCTCGTACCCATCGCCGACTTCAACGCACTGGAAGACGCGGCGGACGAACTGCTCGCGCGCGAGGCGGAAGCCGTTCTGGCCGAGGGCGGCCCCACCGTGACCATGGCCGAGCTGCTTGCCGACCTGTTCACCGAGCGGGATGCGGGCGCGGCGTGA
- a CDS encoding type II toxin-antitoxin system RelE family toxin gives MKYAFRFTTAAQRQLRAIDRPAAMRVLAALTALGDDPYREDADVKKLTGPTGLYQLRVGSYRVAYQVLDGELVILVVRVGDRRDVYRNI, from the coding sequence GTGAAGTACGCGTTCAGGTTTACGACGGCTGCACAGCGGCAACTCCGCGCAATCGACCGACCAGCCGCAATGCGAGTTCTCGCCGCGCTGACCGCTCTCGGCGACGACCCGTACCGTGAAGACGCCGACGTCAAGAAACTCACCGGACCGACTGGTCTGTACCAGCTCCGAGTCGGCAGCTACCGGGTTGCGTACCAGGTTCTGGACGGCGAGCTCGTCATCCTGGTCGTCAGGGTCGGTGACCGTCGCGACGTCTATCGCAACATTTGA
- a CDS encoding leucine-rich repeat domain-containing protein: MVDKEKPKLFENHWVDPSNTDHQGSEPYQDSCSCFDQYNVRPHARVDFHAELQDTSSAGWQHLLALIDEAASDGREEFRPLAELSPQERRQIVTLPPSISKLTAVRHLMLYGSNLVRVPPEIGAMTSLEQFTPYTSNRLHWFPYEITRCSRLVRSTVSTRSLFGNYKLRPQFPRLQPPRSSAAENDLPDLAGLDPSRWGATAIRSCSVCDRPIEKGGFRQVWISLRVATDVLPLLVNACSSACVAALPGGTKDYSPSPHQGGQVDQPAPDWD; encoded by the coding sequence ATGGTGGACAAGGAAAAGCCGAAACTGTTCGAGAACCACTGGGTCGACCCGTCGAATACGGACCATCAGGGATCGGAGCCCTACCAGGACAGTTGCTCGTGCTTCGATCAGTACAACGTGCGTCCGCACGCCCGCGTCGATTTCCACGCCGAGCTTCAGGACACCTCCTCGGCAGGCTGGCAGCATCTGCTCGCGCTGATCGACGAGGCGGCCTCCGACGGTCGGGAGGAGTTCCGTCCGCTGGCCGAACTCAGCCCACAGGAACGGCGGCAGATCGTCACTCTGCCTCCGTCCATCTCCAAACTGACAGCGGTCAGACACCTCATGCTCTACGGCAGCAACCTGGTCCGGGTTCCGCCCGAGATCGGTGCCATGACCAGCCTGGAGCAGTTCACTCCCTACACATCGAACCGCCTGCACTGGTTCCCGTACGAGATCACCAGATGCTCTCGGCTGGTCCGCAGCACGGTCAGCACACGGTCGTTGTTCGGCAACTACAAGTTGCGTCCGCAGTTCCCACGGCTCCAGCCGCCTCGGAGCTCCGCCGCGGAAAACGATCTCCCCGATCTGGCCGGCCTGGACCCCAGTCGCTGGGGAGCGACAGCCATCCGCTCGTGCAGTGTCTGTGACCGGCCGATAGAGAAGGGCGGATTCCGCCAGGTCTGGATCTCCTTGCGCGTGGCTACCGACGTCCTGCCCTTGTTGGTCAATGCGTGCTCGTCAGCATGCGTGGCGGCTCTCCCCGGCGGAACCAAGGACTACAGTCCATCGCCGCACCAGGGCGGCCAAGTCGACCAGCCCGCGCCCGACTGGGACTGA
- a CDS encoding DUF4232 domain-containing protein yields MRRPAPLRPALARTAPFLSAVATTALLLTACGTEHAGARNTGAGAAEGPSATQVDDPGKDGVRITSLTLPTASPSPSSTHSYSVSADSLATDSGVSAGYEVTNGSTETLTYSVVFTFMSGDGGAVTNQTSTVRDVGPGKTVRGTVRAGELPPAAPRVTQAKVLEVTKVPASEAPAAPGTCPASGIRVSADEGDAAMGLRVVGLHLDNCGTRDYTVEGYPMLELLDNELKPVDGVEILDGSGEITTGAGPDKQPRPITLTPGESATAGLVWRNTTEFGTPVNVPYVRVRAKAGAAPVTVNPNLDLGTTGKLGVRPWEKAER; encoded by the coding sequence ATGCGCAGACCAGCCCCCCTCCGCCCGGCTCTCGCCAGAACCGCCCCCTTCCTGTCGGCTGTCGCCACGACCGCTCTGCTGCTCACGGCCTGCGGGACGGAGCACGCCGGCGCCAGGAACACCGGCGCCGGCGCGGCCGAAGGGCCATCCGCTACGCAGGTCGACGATCCGGGCAAGGACGGCGTACGCATCACCTCGCTGACCCTCCCGACGGCCTCGCCCTCGCCCTCGTCCACCCACAGCTACTCCGTCTCCGCCGACAGCCTCGCCACGGACTCGGGGGTCAGCGCCGGCTACGAGGTCACCAACGGGAGCACCGAGACCCTGACCTACTCGGTCGTCTTCACCTTCATGAGCGGTGACGGCGGGGCCGTGACCAACCAGACCTCGACCGTGCGCGACGTCGGCCCCGGGAAGACGGTGCGGGGCACGGTCCGAGCCGGGGAACTGCCGCCCGCCGCGCCACGGGTGACGCAGGCCAAGGTGCTCGAAGTGACCAAGGTCCCCGCGAGCGAGGCGCCGGCCGCGCCGGGCACGTGCCCTGCCTCCGGCATCCGGGTCAGCGCCGACGAGGGCGACGCGGCCATGGGACTGCGCGTCGTGGGCCTGCACCTCGACAACTGCGGCACGCGTGACTACACCGTCGAGGGCTACCCAATGCTGGAGCTCCTGGACAACGAGCTCAAGCCCGTCGACGGCGTCGAGATCCTCGACGGCAGCGGCGAGATCACCACCGGCGCCGGGCCCGACAAGCAGCCCCGTCCCATCACGCTCACCCCCGGCGAGTCGGCGACCGCCGGCCTGGTCTGGCGCAACACCACCGAGTTCGGCACGCCGGTGAACGTGCCCTACGTACGGGTCCGGGCGAAGGCCGGCGCCGCCCCGGTGACGGTGAACCCGAACCTCGACCTCGGAACCACCGGAAAACTCGGGGTCCGGCCGTGGGAGAAGGCTGAGCGCTAG